The Amycolatopsis viridis genome window below encodes:
- a CDS encoding MFS transporter: MVALPAKTRLGYSAGSFVTGAFGTVPGLLLLPYLTDTMAVPGAVAGAIVLVPKAWDVVFNPVAGRLSDASLARRGSRRPFLLFGGLGVAVLFAAIFAHPGFGSTPLDAGYVVLAFFLCATAFAFFQVPYNALPAELTSSYDERTRLTSWRIGLLAIAILVSGGGAPGITNQVGGVPGYRVMGAVMGVIMVLGTIAVFLGTRGAPVGNLRPPTPGWRELLATMRRWRPFRWLLGVYFVQSLGLATLLAGVNYASRYVFGDASLQTYLFVGFVLPALVTMPLWPRLGARWGKLWGFRFACIAFGVACAGLCGARVLPVAVSFVFVALAGVGYAGIQVFPLAILPDLISAEEERTGATRAGITAGVWTASETLGLALGPGLFGLVLSAGGYVSSVDASAVQPGSAVTAILLGFALLPGILVVAGLPLLRRSILEPR, translated from the coding sequence ATGGTCGCCCTACCGGCCAAGACCAGGCTCGGCTACTCCGCGGGGTCGTTCGTCACCGGCGCGTTCGGCACCGTGCCCGGCCTGCTGCTGCTGCCCTACCTCACCGACACGATGGCGGTGCCGGGCGCCGTCGCCGGGGCGATCGTGCTCGTGCCCAAGGCGTGGGACGTCGTGTTCAACCCGGTTGCCGGGCGGCTGTCCGACGCGAGCCTGGCGCGCCGGGGGAGCAGGCGGCCGTTCCTGCTCTTCGGCGGCCTCGGGGTGGCCGTGCTGTTCGCGGCGATCTTCGCCCACCCCGGCTTCGGCAGCACCCCGCTGGACGCCGGGTACGTGGTGCTGGCGTTCTTCCTGTGCGCCACCGCGTTCGCGTTCTTCCAGGTGCCCTACAACGCGCTGCCCGCGGAGCTGACCTCCTCCTACGACGAGCGCACCCGCCTGACCAGCTGGCGCATCGGCCTGCTGGCCATCGCGATCCTGGTCTCCGGCGGTGGCGCTCCCGGGATCACCAACCAGGTCGGCGGCGTCCCCGGCTACCGCGTCATGGGCGCCGTGATGGGTGTGATCATGGTGCTGGGCACGATCGCGGTGTTCCTGGGCACGCGCGGCGCACCGGTCGGCAACCTCCGCCCGCCGACGCCCGGCTGGCGTGAGCTGCTGGCGACCATGCGCCGGTGGCGGCCGTTCCGCTGGCTGCTGGGCGTCTACTTCGTCCAGTCGCTCGGCCTGGCCACGCTGCTGGCCGGGGTGAACTACGCGTCCCGGTACGTCTTCGGCGACGCGAGCCTGCAGACGTACCTGTTCGTCGGGTTCGTGCTGCCCGCGCTGGTGACCATGCCGCTGTGGCCGCGCCTGGGGGCGCGCTGGGGCAAGCTGTGGGGCTTCCGGTTCGCCTGCATCGCCTTCGGCGTGGCGTGCGCGGGCCTGTGCGGGGCGCGGGTGCTGCCGGTCGCCGTGTCGTTCGTGTTCGTCGCGCTCGCCGGGGTCGGCTACGCCGGAATCCAGGTGTTCCCGCTGGCCATCCTGCCCGACCTGATCAGCGCCGAGGAGGAGCGCACGGGCGCCACCCGCGCCGGGATCACCGCCGGGGTGTGGACCGCGTCCGAGACGCTCGGCCTGGCGCTGGGCCCGGGCCTGTTCGGCCTGGTGCTGTCGGCCGGGGGATACGTGTCCAGTGTGGACGCCTCGGCGGTGCAACCGGGCAGCGCGGTCACCGCGATCCTGCTCGGGTTCGCGCTGCTGCCCGGAATCCTCGTGGTGGCGGGCCTGCCGCTGCTGCGCCGCTCGATCCTGGAGCCACGATGA
- a CDS encoding LLM class F420-dependent oxidoreductase, which produces MKLGYHIGYWSAGPPEGALAAIRAAEELGFDSVWTAEGYGSDALTPLAWWGAATERLKLGTNIVQMSARTPTATAMAAMTLDHLSGGRFILGLGASGPQVVEGWYGQPYPRPLARTREYVEIVRRVVARREPVTFDGDTYQLPLRGGTGLGKPLKSTVHPLRPEIPIYLAAEGPKNVALAAEICDGWLPLFFSPKSDPFYRAALAEGFARPGARRSAADFEVAASVPVIVHDDVETAAGFVKPSLALYIGGMGARQVNFHKDVFARLGYGDVAEKVQELYLAGRKEEAAAAIPTALVEDTSLIGPPAKIRAELAAWEETVVTTLLLRGDAATLRRVAAALG; this is translated from the coding sequence GTGAAGCTCGGCTATCACATCGGTTACTGGTCGGCCGGCCCGCCGGAGGGTGCACTGGCGGCCATCCGCGCCGCCGAGGAGCTGGGATTCGACTCGGTGTGGACGGCCGAGGGGTACGGCTCCGACGCCCTGACCCCGCTGGCCTGGTGGGGCGCGGCGACCGAGCGGCTCAAGCTGGGCACGAACATCGTCCAGATGTCGGCTCGTACGCCGACGGCGACGGCGATGGCGGCGATGACACTGGACCACCTCTCCGGCGGCCGGTTCATCCTCGGCCTGGGCGCGTCCGGGCCGCAGGTGGTGGAGGGCTGGTACGGGCAGCCGTACCCGCGGCCGCTGGCCCGGACCCGCGAGTACGTGGAGATCGTGCGGCGCGTGGTGGCGCGGCGCGAGCCGGTCACCTTCGACGGGGACACCTACCAGCTGCCGCTGCGCGGCGGGACCGGCCTGGGCAAGCCGCTGAAGTCCACCGTGCACCCGCTGCGGCCGGAGATCCCGATCTACCTCGCGGCCGAGGGCCCGAAGAACGTCGCGCTGGCCGCCGAGATCTGCGACGGCTGGCTGCCGCTGTTCTTCTCCCCGAAGAGCGACCCGTTCTACCGGGCGGCGCTCGCGGAGGGCTTCGCCCGGCCGGGGGCGCGACGCTCCGCGGCGGACTTCGAGGTCGCCGCGTCGGTACCGGTGATCGTGCACGACGACGTGGAGACCGCGGCCGGTTTCGTCAAGCCGTCGCTGGCGCTCTACATCGGGGGCATGGGGGCGCGGCAGGTGAACTTCCACAAGGACGTGTTCGCGCGGCTGGGTTACGGCGACGTGGCCGAGAAGGTCCAGGAGCTCTACCTGGCCGGGCGGAAGGAGGAGGCCGCGGCGGCGATCCCCACCGCGCTGGTGGAGGACACCTCGCTGATCGGCCCGCCCGCGAAGATCCGGGCGGAGCTGGCCGCCTGGGAGGAGACGGTGGTGACGACGCTGCTGCTGCGCGGGGACGCCGCCACCCTCCGCCGGGTCGCCGCCGCGCTGGGCTGA
- a CDS encoding oxygenase MpaB family protein, translating to MAAQPLGPGSLTWKYFGDWRTLLMALWAGSMQNMHPELGAAVAEHSRFFAERWQRLFRSLYPIGGTVYDGPRAAETARAVRGYHETIHGVDSRGRRYHALNPGTFYWAHATFFMLTVVAAERLMGGLSEADKRRLFDEHVQWYRLYGLSMRPVPGSWEEFRAYWDRMCTDVLEDNKATRDVLDLVGIAKPPLLARVPDPVWRVLRILVAKSFVWWTVGLYHPAVRDRLGFSWSRRDEALHRLAGRAIGRAFALVPHDLRYHPRARAAWRRARGDLPPDAPLVETPARNLPPLSERDSPTHYVPREVP from the coding sequence ATGGCAGCGCAGCCCCTGGGTCCCGGCTCCCTGACGTGGAAGTACTTCGGCGACTGGCGGACCCTGCTCATGGCACTGTGGGCGGGGTCGATGCAGAACATGCACCCCGAACTCGGTGCCGCGGTGGCGGAGCACTCGCGGTTCTTCGCCGAACGGTGGCAGCGCCTGTTCCGCTCCCTGTACCCGATCGGCGGCACGGTCTACGACGGGCCGCGCGCGGCCGAGACCGCCCGCGCCGTGCGCGGCTACCACGAGACGATCCACGGGGTGGACTCGCGCGGCCGCCGCTACCACGCCCTGAACCCGGGCACCTTCTACTGGGCGCACGCCACGTTCTTCATGCTCACCGTGGTTGCCGCCGAGCGGTTGATGGGCGGGCTGAGCGAGGCGGACAAACGGCGCCTGTTCGACGAGCACGTCCAGTGGTACCGGCTCTACGGGCTGAGCATGCGGCCGGTGCCCGGATCGTGGGAGGAGTTCCGCGCGTACTGGGACCGCATGTGCACCGACGTGCTGGAGGACAACAAGGCCACCCGGGACGTGCTCGACCTCGTCGGGATCGCGAAACCACCGCTGCTGGCGCGGGTGCCCGACCCGGTGTGGCGCGTCCTGCGGATCCTCGTGGCGAAGTCGTTCGTGTGGTGGACGGTCGGTCTGTACCACCCGGCGGTTCGGGACCGGCTGGGCTTTTCCTGGTCGCGCCGGGACGAGGCGCTGCACCGGCTGGCCGGCCGGGCCATCGGGCGCGCGTTCGCCCTCGTGCCGCACGACCTCCGGTACCACCCCCGGGCCCGGGCGGCGTGGCGGCGGGCGCGCGGGGACCTCCCGCCGGATGCCCCGCTCGTGGAAACGCCCGCGCGCAACCTGCCTCCGCTGTCCGAACGGGACAGCCCGACGCACTACGTTCCCCGGGAGGTGCCGTGA
- a CDS encoding TetR/AcrR family transcriptional regulator: MTEKTWAGTTLRDRRAARRAQLLDAALDLLGTAGSAAVTVRAVCRHAKLTERYFYESFTDREELVVAVYEQVADEAHSALVGAVGGSGRNPAERAEAAVTAFVELMLDDPRKGRVLLLAPITDPALSARGVALLPAFAALIRDQLPGRMDTLDRQLTAIGLVGALTHLFTAYLSGTPQMTRERLVGHCVRLLARSS; this comes from the coding sequence ATGACGGAGAAGACCTGGGCGGGCACCACCCTGCGCGACCGCCGGGCGGCCCGGCGCGCCCAGCTGCTCGACGCGGCCCTCGACCTGCTCGGCACGGCGGGCAGCGCCGCGGTAACGGTGCGGGCGGTGTGCCGGCACGCCAAGCTCACCGAACGCTACTTCTACGAAAGCTTCACCGACCGCGAAGAGCTGGTGGTCGCCGTCTACGAGCAGGTCGCCGACGAGGCGCACAGCGCGCTCGTCGGCGCGGTCGGCGGCAGCGGCCGGAACCCGGCCGAGCGGGCCGAGGCGGCGGTCACCGCGTTCGTCGAGCTCATGCTGGACGATCCGCGCAAGGGCCGGGTCCTGCTGCTGGCCCCGATCACCGACCCGGCCCTGTCCGCCCGCGGGGTGGCGCTGCTGCCCGCCTTCGCCGCGCTGATCCGCGACCAGCTGCCCGGGCGCATGGACACCCTGGACCGGCAGCTGACCGCGATCGGCCTCGTCGGCGCGCTGACCCACCTGTTCACCGCCTACCTGTCCGGCACGCCGCAGATGACCCGCGAGCGCCTCGTCGGCCATTGCGTCCGGCTGCTGGCCCGATCGTCCTAA
- the dmpG gene encoding 4-hydroxy-2-oxovalerate aldolase, protein MTEREVRLVDTSLRDGSHAMAHQFTEENVRDTVRALDRAGISLIEVAHGDGLGGSTFNYGFSLVDERKLIAAAVEEATQARIAVLLLPGQGTVTDLKAAADLGAGAVRIATHCTEADVSIQHFTAARELGLETVGFLMLSHMATPETLAEQGRIMVDAGCQCVYIVDSAGALILEEAADRVAALVAEFGDAAQVGYHGHQNLSFGVANSVLAHRAGAKQIDGSLVALGAGAGNSPTEVLAAVFERLGVETGVDKDVLMDAAENVVKPFITRLPVMDRSSIVQGFAGVYSSFLLHAERAAERYGVAAHEILYRVGENCYVGGQEDMIIDIALELAAERKSA, encoded by the coding sequence ATGACCGAGCGGGAGGTGCGGCTCGTCGACACGAGCCTGCGCGACGGCAGCCACGCCATGGCGCACCAGTTCACCGAGGAGAACGTGCGGGACACCGTGCGGGCGCTGGACCGCGCCGGGATCTCGCTGATCGAGGTGGCCCACGGCGACGGACTGGGCGGCTCGACCTTCAACTACGGATTCTCGCTGGTGGACGAGCGGAAGCTGATCGCCGCGGCCGTCGAGGAAGCCACGCAGGCCAGGATCGCGGTGCTGCTGCTCCCCGGCCAGGGCACCGTCACCGACCTCAAGGCCGCAGCGGATCTCGGCGCCGGCGCGGTCCGGATCGCGACGCACTGCACCGAGGCCGACGTGTCGATCCAGCACTTCACCGCGGCACGCGAACTCGGGCTGGAGACGGTCGGCTTCCTGATGCTGTCGCACATGGCCACGCCGGAAACCCTGGCCGAGCAAGGCCGCATCATGGTCGACGCCGGCTGCCAGTGCGTGTACATCGTGGACTCCGCCGGGGCGCTCATCCTGGAGGAGGCGGCCGACCGGGTGGCCGCGCTGGTCGCGGAGTTCGGTGACGCGGCCCAGGTCGGCTACCACGGCCACCAGAACCTCAGCTTCGGGGTCGCCAACTCGGTCCTCGCCCACCGGGCCGGTGCCAAGCAGATCGACGGTTCCCTGGTCGCGCTCGGCGCGGGTGCCGGAAACTCGCCGACCGAGGTGCTCGCCGCGGTGTTCGAGCGGCTCGGCGTCGAGACCGGAGTGGACAAGGACGTGCTGATGGACGCGGCGGAGAACGTCGTCAAGCCGTTCATCACGCGGCTGCCGGTGATGGACCGGTCGTCGATCGTGCAGGGGTTCGCCGGGGTGTACTCCAGCTTCCTGCTGCACGCCGAGCGGGCCGCGGAACGCTACGGCGTGGCGGCGCACGAGATCCTCTACCGGGTGGGCGAGAACTGTTACGTCGGTGGCCAGGAGGACATGATCATCGACATCGCCCTGGAGCTGGCCGCGGAGCGCAAGTCCGCTTAG
- a CDS encoding acetaldehyde dehydrogenase (acetylating), translating to MSTRKARAAIVGPGNIGTDLLVKLRRSEHIEVAYMVGVDPASDGLARAAALGVDTSAGGVDWLLSRDELPDIVFEATSAKAHLANAPRYAEAGIQAVDLTPAAVGPFTCPAVELPGRLGAANYNMITCGGQATIPIVHAVSRVTEVPYAEIVASVSSRSAGPGTRANIDEFTETTARGLEIVGGAAKGKAIIIINPVEPPLIMRDTVFCAISPDADRDAITASIERMVADVQTYVPGYTLKAAPQFDDPRPGWQGRARVAVFLEVAGNGDYLPPYAGNLDIMTAAAARVGELLATQRTQEVPA from the coding sequence ATGAGCACCCGCAAGGCACGGGCCGCGATCGTCGGACCCGGCAACATCGGCACCGATCTGCTCGTCAAGCTGCGGCGCAGCGAGCACATCGAGGTCGCCTACATGGTCGGCGTCGACCCAGCTTCGGACGGGCTGGCGCGCGCGGCCGCGCTGGGCGTGGACACGTCCGCCGGGGGCGTGGACTGGCTGCTGTCCCGCGACGAGCTGCCCGACATCGTGTTCGAGGCGACCTCGGCCAAGGCGCACCTGGCGAACGCGCCGCGCTACGCCGAGGCCGGCATCCAGGCCGTGGACCTGACACCGGCCGCCGTCGGCCCGTTCACCTGCCCCGCGGTGGAGCTGCCCGGGCGGCTGGGCGCGGCGAACTACAACATGATCACCTGCGGTGGTCAGGCCACCATCCCCATCGTGCACGCGGTCTCCCGCGTCACCGAGGTGCCCTACGCCGAGATCGTCGCGTCGGTGTCGTCGCGCTCGGCGGGACCGGGCACCCGCGCGAACATCGACGAGTTCACCGAGACCACCGCCCGTGGCCTGGAGATCGTCGGCGGGGCGGCGAAGGGCAAGGCGATCATCATCATCAACCCGGTGGAACCCCCGCTCATCATGCGGGACACCGTGTTCTGCGCGATCTCGCCGGACGCCGACCGGGACGCGATCACCGCCTCGATCGAGCGGATGGTCGCCGACGTGCAGACCTACGTGCCGGGGTACACGCTCAAGGCGGCGCCGCAGTTCGACGATCCGCGGCCGGGCTGGCAGGGCCGGGCGCGCGTGGCGGTGTTCCTGGAGGTCGCCGGCAACGGGGACTACCTGCCGCCCTACGCCGGCAATCTGGACATCATGACCGCCGCGGCCGCCCGCGTTGGCGAGCTGCTGGCGACCCAGCGCACGCAGGAGGTGCCGGCATGA
- a CDS encoding IclR family transcriptional regulator translates to MCAAERDDGMTAARIAALLGAFRPGDQTLGTSELARRTGLPKSSVHRLTGHLVTHGLLERDGPAVRLGLRLFEIGQLAGRERGLVDAARPYLADLREATRNTVHLAVLEGIEVVYLDIVRGPDAPALPSRIGGRFPAHATAVGKAILAHSPASVLDTVLAAGLTRIGPRTITAPGLLRRQLTRVRDEGVAYEREESGAGVTCAASPVLDATGRARAAISISGWSNRVRVERVSPAVRTAALALSRALP, encoded by the coding sequence ATGTGTGCCGCTGAGCGGGACGACGGGATGACGGCGGCGCGGATCGCCGCGCTGCTCGGCGCGTTCCGTCCCGGAGACCAGACACTGGGCACGTCCGAGCTGGCGCGCCGCACGGGCCTGCCCAAGTCGTCGGTGCACCGGCTCACCGGGCACCTGGTCACGCACGGCCTGCTGGAGCGCGACGGCCCCGCGGTGCGGCTCGGCCTGCGGCTGTTCGAGATCGGGCAGCTCGCCGGGCGCGAGCGCGGGCTGGTCGACGCCGCCCGCCCCTACCTGGCCGATCTGCGGGAAGCCACCCGGAACACCGTGCACCTGGCGGTGCTCGAAGGCATCGAGGTGGTCTACCTCGACATCGTGCGGGGGCCGGACGCGCCGGCCCTGCCCTCGCGCATCGGCGGCCGCTTCCCGGCACACGCCACGGCGGTGGGCAAGGCGATCCTGGCCCACTCCCCCGCGTCCGTACTGGACACCGTGCTGGCCGCCGGCCTGACCCGGATCGGCCCGCGCACCATCACCGCGCCGGGGCTGCTGCGACGGCAGCTGACCAGGGTCCGCGACGAGGGTGTCGCCTACGAGCGGGAGGAGTCGGGTGCAGGCGTAACCTGTGCAGCCAGTCCCGTGCTCGACGCGACCGGGCGGGCACGGGCCGCGATTTCGATCTCGGGCTGGAGCAACCGAGTCCGGGTCGAGCGCGTCTCCCCAGCGGTGCGCACGGCGGCTCTCGCTTTGTCACGAGCCTTGCCGTAG
- the folP gene encoding dihydropteroate synthase, translated as MAIVNRTPDSFYDRGASFADPDALAAVDRAVAEGADIVDIGGVKAGPGSEVGVAEEIRRVVPFVAEIRRRHPGLVISVDTWRHEVGRLACEEGAHLLNDTWAGADPELAAVAAEFGAGYVCSHTGGAAPRTRPFRVRYEDVVAQVVEELTRRAEDVVALGVPRGGVLIDPTHDFGKNTWHSLALLRHAAALTATGWPVLMALSNKDFVGETLGAGITERLDGTLAATALAARDGAQVFRVHEVQQTRRVLEMVATIAGERPPAQAVRGLA; from the coding sequence ATGGCGATCGTGAACCGCACGCCCGATTCCTTCTACGACCGCGGCGCGTCCTTCGCCGATCCGGACGCCCTCGCCGCCGTCGACCGCGCGGTGGCCGAGGGCGCCGACATCGTGGACATCGGCGGGGTCAAGGCCGGCCCCGGCAGCGAGGTCGGCGTGGCCGAGGAGATCCGCCGGGTGGTGCCGTTCGTCGCGGAGATCCGCCGGCGGCACCCCGGCCTGGTGATCAGCGTGGACACCTGGCGGCACGAGGTTGGCCGGCTGGCCTGCGAGGAGGGCGCGCACCTGCTCAACGACACCTGGGCGGGTGCCGATCCCGAGCTGGCGGCGGTGGCGGCCGAGTTCGGCGCCGGGTACGTCTGCTCGCACACCGGGGGAGCAGCACCGCGCACGCGCCCGTTCCGGGTCCGCTACGAGGACGTGGTCGCCCAGGTCGTCGAGGAGCTCACCCGGCGGGCCGAGGACGTGGTGGCGCTCGGCGTGCCGCGTGGCGGCGTCCTGATCGACCCGACGCACGACTTCGGCAAGAACACCTGGCACAGCCTGGCGCTGCTGCGTCACGCGGCTGCCCTGACGGCGACCGGCTGGCCGGTCCTCATGGCACTGTCCAACAAGGACTTCGTGGGCGAGACCCTGGGCGCCGGGATCACCGAGCGCCTGGACGGCACGCTGGCCGCCACCGCGCTGGCCGCCCGCGACGGCGCGCAGGTGTTCCGCGTGCACGAGGTGCAGCAGACGCGCCGCGTGCTGGAGATGGTCGCGACGATCGCCGGGGAGCGCCCGCCGGCGCAGGCGGTGCGCGGCCTGGCCTGA
- a CDS encoding TetR/AcrR family transcriptional regulator: MATRHGPAGPADSHTRERFLQAALTVLLEQGVSGLTVRSVAEAAGTSTIGVYTRFGGRNGVLDALYERTFEMLHEEFAAVPRIPDDPAAGILALARSYRRFALDSPARYAFMFEQAVPGFDPDPDLRAFAQHTTFDLLVDRVTPVTPPDRDPNRTGYLIWTTMHGLVSVELTHRARNPPPKWFIDTTDEAYDEVFAAGIRAILIGLGLQLR; the protein is encoded by the coding sequence ATGGCCACCCGACACGGCCCGGCGGGGCCCGCCGACAGCCACACCAGGGAGCGCTTCCTGCAGGCCGCGCTGACCGTGCTGCTCGAGCAGGGCGTATCCGGGCTCACCGTGCGCAGCGTCGCCGAAGCCGCGGGCACGTCGACGATCGGGGTGTACACGCGCTTCGGCGGCCGCAACGGCGTGCTGGACGCCTTGTACGAACGCACTTTCGAGATGCTGCACGAGGAGTTCGCGGCCGTGCCGCGGATCCCGGACGACCCGGCGGCCGGAATCCTCGCGCTGGCCCGGTCCTACCGCCGGTTCGCGCTGGACAGCCCCGCCCGGTACGCGTTCATGTTCGAGCAGGCGGTACCCGGCTTCGACCCGGACCCGGATCTGCGGGCCTTCGCGCAGCACACGACGTTCGACCTGCTCGTGGACCGCGTCACCCCGGTGACCCCGCCGGATCGCGACCCGAACCGCACCGGGTACCTGATCTGGACCACGATGCACGGTCTGGTGAGCGTCGAGCTGACGCACCGTGCGCGCAACCCGCCGCCGAAGTGGTTCATCGACACCACCGACGAGGCCTACGACGAGGTGTTCGCCGCCGGGATCCGGGCGATCCTCATCGGACTCGGCCTCCAGCTCCGCTGA
- the rpsA gene encoding 30S ribosomal protein S1, which yields MTTDTTTAPTSGAAQVAVNDIGSEEDFLAAIDKTIKYFNDGDIVEGTIVKVDRDEVLLDIGYKTEGVIPSRELSIKHDVDPGEVVSVGDEVEALVLQKEDKEGRLILSKKRAQYERAWGTIEELKEKDEPVKGTVIEVVKGGLILDIGLRGFLPASLVEMRRVRDLQPYVGRELEAKIIELDKNRNNVVLSRRAYLEQTQSEVRSEFLNNLAKGQVRKGVVSSIVNFGAFVDLGGVDGLVHVSELSWKHIDHPSEVVEVGQEVTVEVLDVDMDRERVSLSLKATQEDPWRQFARTHAIGQIVPGKVTKLVPFGAFVRVEEGIEGLVHISELAERHVEIPEQVVQVGTEVMVKVIDIDLERRRISLSLKQANEGFTTETEFDPTQYGMAAEYDDQGNYIYPEGFDPDTQEWQEGYDKQREEWERQYAEAHARYEAHMRQIAKAAEANAQAAAEEATGGPPVGGGEQNYSSTGSSEQRSGGTLASDEQLAALREKLSGGA from the coding sequence ATGACCACCGACACCACCACCGCCCCGACGTCCGGCGCCGCCCAGGTCGCCGTCAACGACATCGGGTCGGAGGAAGACTTCCTCGCCGCGATCGACAAGACGATCAAGTACTTCAACGACGGCGATATCGTTGAGGGCACCATCGTCAAGGTCGACCGCGACGAGGTGCTGCTCGACATCGGTTACAAGACCGAGGGCGTCATCCCCTCGCGTGAGCTGTCCATCAAGCACGATGTCGATCCCGGCGAGGTCGTCAGCGTCGGTGACGAGGTCGAGGCCCTGGTCCTCCAGAAGGAGGACAAGGAAGGCCGGCTGATCCTGTCCAAGAAGCGCGCCCAGTACGAGCGCGCCTGGGGCACGATCGAGGAGCTCAAGGAGAAGGACGAGCCCGTCAAGGGCACCGTCATCGAGGTCGTCAAGGGCGGCCTGATCCTCGACATCGGCCTGCGCGGCTTCCTGCCCGCCTCGCTGGTGGAGATGCGCCGCGTGCGCGACCTGCAGCCCTACGTCGGCCGCGAACTCGAGGCGAAGATCATCGAGCTGGACAAGAACCGCAACAACGTGGTCCTGTCCCGCCGGGCCTACCTCGAGCAGACCCAGTCCGAGGTGCGCAGCGAGTTCCTCAACAACCTCGCCAAGGGCCAGGTCCGCAAGGGCGTCGTGTCCTCGATCGTCAACTTCGGTGCGTTCGTCGACCTCGGCGGCGTCGACGGTCTGGTGCACGTCTCGGAGCTGTCCTGGAAGCACATCGACCACCCGAGCGAGGTCGTCGAGGTCGGCCAGGAGGTCACCGTCGAGGTGCTGGACGTCGACATGGACCGCGAGCGCGTGTCCCTGTCGCTGAAGGCGACCCAGGAAGACCCGTGGCGCCAGTTCGCCCGCACCCACGCGATCGGCCAGATCGTGCCGGGCAAGGTCACCAAGCTCGTCCCGTTCGGCGCGTTCGTCCGCGTCGAGGAGGGCATCGAGGGCCTGGTGCACATCTCCGAGCTGGCCGAGCGCCATGTGGAGATCCCGGAGCAGGTTGTCCAGGTCGGCACCGAGGTCATGGTCAAGGTCATCGACATCGACCTGGAGCGCCGCCGCATCTCGCTGTCGCTGAAGCAGGCGAACGAAGGCTTCACCACGGAGACCGAGTTCGACCCGACCCAGTACGGCATGGCGGCCGAGTACGACGACCAGGGCAACTACATCTACCCCGAGGGCTTCGACCCCGACACGCAGGAGTGGCAGGAAGGCTACGACAAGCAGCGTGAGGAGTGGGAGCGCCAGTACGCCGAGGCGCACGCCCGCTACGAGGCCCACATGCGGCAGATCGCCAAGGCGGCCGAGGCCAACGCTCAGGCGGCGGCCGAGGAGGCCACCGGCGGCCCGCCGGTCGGCGGCGGCGAGCAGAACTACAGCTCGACCGGCTCGTCCGAGCAGCGCAGCGGCGGCACCCTCGCCAGCGACGAGCAGCTCGCGGCTCTGCGCGAGAAGCTCTCCGGCGGTGCGTGA
- a CDS encoding class I SAM-dependent methyltransferase, whose protein sequence is MTTAEDNGSEDTGADRHASAEHRLGTVGVAHRDVAAAEATAANLAWWDADADDYQATHGGFLGDADFVWCPEGLREADARLLGEVRGLRVAEIGCGQAACSRWLAAAGAHPVGLDLSAGMLRHARAGAARTGIAVPLVQATAERLPLADGSMDAACSAFGALPFVASLETVFAEVHRVLRPRGLWVFAVTHPIRWIFPDDPGPAGLTASQPYFDRTPYVEVDADGNATYVEYHRTLGDYVRALTATGFVLEDLLEPEWPAGHTRVWGQWSPLRGKLFPGTAIFRTRARPGAR, encoded by the coding sequence GTGACGACGGCGGAGGACAACGGCAGCGAAGACACGGGCGCGGACCGGCACGCGAGCGCCGAGCACCGGCTCGGCACGGTCGGCGTGGCCCACCGGGACGTCGCGGCGGCCGAGGCGACGGCAGCCAACCTGGCGTGGTGGGACGCCGACGCCGACGACTACCAGGCCACCCACGGCGGGTTCCTGGGCGACGCCGACTTCGTGTGGTGCCCGGAAGGGCTGCGCGAGGCCGACGCCCGCCTGCTCGGCGAGGTGCGCGGCCTACGGGTCGCGGAGATCGGCTGCGGCCAGGCGGCCTGCTCGCGCTGGCTCGCCGCGGCCGGGGCGCACCCGGTCGGGCTGGACCTGTCCGCCGGGATGCTGCGGCACGCCCGCGCGGGTGCGGCGCGCACCGGCATCGCGGTCCCGCTGGTGCAGGCGACGGCGGAACGGCTGCCGCTCGCGGACGGGAGCATGGACGCGGCCTGCTCGGCGTTCGGCGCGCTGCCGTTCGTCGCGTCGCTGGAGACCGTGTTCGCGGAAGTGCACCGGGTGCTGCGCCCGCGCGGGCTGTGGGTGTTCGCGGTGACTCACCCGATCCGGTGGATCTTCCCGGACGATCCAGGACCGGCCGGACTGACCGCGAGCCAGCCGTATTTCGACCGCACCCCGTACGTGGAGGTCGACGCGGACGGGAACGCGACCTACGTCGAGTACCACCGCACGCTGGGCGACTACGTGCGGGCGCTGACGGCCACCGGGTTCGTCCTGGAGGACCTGCTGGAGCCGGAGTGGCCGGCCGGGCACACCCGGGTGTGGGGGCAGTGGAGCCCGTTGCGCGGCAAGCTCTTCCCCGGCACCGCGATCTTCCGGACCCGCGCGCGCCCGGGAGCCCGGTGA